The DNA window ttgatggttgggcgaatttttgatggtgataaatgcaggaaaatacagatcacgacacagagatttacgtggttcgatttactgaggtaaatctacgtccacgggaagaaaagagggcagaattgtattgcttgatctgttttctacagcttacaatacagacttgctatttgatattttatctctcgAGAGCCCTttcctatctgatctaagttctatttataccttgaactaagatcgtggcttgcatcaccactaactaggtcgtggcttacatcatctctaattaggtcgtggcttacatcatcactaattagatcgtggatgtcgtggaggtcatgagatcctgcatgggtccactactaaatagatcgtgtagtggaggtcgtggaggttctgcatgagtccactatctcccagttcggtcgaatactgagaccgaactgctgaactattgccgagcagcttttgccgatctgagagtagagcttgattggtcggcttttaccgagctgtaggctgggccgaactctttggtaatgccgaactgattggtcggcttttaccgagctgtaggctagggccgaactctttggtaatgccgaactgatactcttccttggtctttgggctgatgggccgtcactgctattgggcttgtttagtacgtaccccatcactaccccccccgaaaagcgaagtgaatcacttcggcgaagcgagtcacttcggcattctggataaaggtggggaggctgacgttaggggacgtgccttgcgcgtgactgcattaaatgcgacagtaaaatccggccgttgaatcctgaaaaggtgggattcgaaacggtgcgatgattttgaaatcttctccgaatctgataaatacgtcctttcttcatcagttgaacacttttgctattgcttcttctgcattctctctcttttgcgaaaaaattttcttccgctttcaagaatttcttcagaatttcttcagactttcaaagagtaagaactatgtcttcttcttcgtcttctgagtcaggtagcggtaggaaaggggggtaaggggtcttctagccggaaagaatccggggagaagaccgtagagtattttcacagcatcttgagtaaggatactgtgatatccttacacgaaaaatatttttttcctgggggaaaggttgcgattcccgacgaccttcatagggctgactcgccgccggagggttacgccaccgtttatgaagccggcttggaatgcgggcttcgtttccctcttccccctgcctttgtagagctgctagatttttttcaactccctttaggtcaggtgactccgaactcttggaggcacttatcggcctttgctgccgaactgcgtaggatagacaaggatctgtctctgagggcaatccttaatttcttccagtttaagaggaagggatcttggttttacttgatccctttacagccctttagagccttttgtaaaaccaaatggccgaaatggcaaaatcgcttctttttttataataggacttcggcttcggacttttcctggagagggccgaagtccgttattcctcaccctcgggtagaaccgttggacgagctcgaggccgagctcaataagattcccatgattaggaagcagtactcggagtctgagctcgtcaagggcaaCTTcttgttcgactcctcgtcttcggacgaagaggctgagggtgaggatttcttttttatgcattactgctttgacgacgaaaactaaccttgttttcttgctttttggcagtgttcatgctgaataagattagccgcaaatcctccgagcttaaggagccggagaaagagaaggctaccagctcggcgcctgatgccgagaagaatccgaagaggcaaaagacctcttcggatccaaagaagccggagtcgacttcggcaagtaggaaggggaagacccagaagcccccaagagcgccagagaaagacgtgatcttggcgcctccttcggagcatatctgtgagccatttttatggcccacggacttcgccgaggtgaactttcttcttgattttctggccttgctttttttctctgtattttttgtagcccctctgttgactttttgctttttccattttcagaggaacgatatgctctccaagctcgtcgccgtcgaactctccaaagcgtccaacgactatgctgagatgcagaggaagttggcggctgcttgtcaccgggccgagcaggctgaggcaaactttgagaaagccagagctgctaggatttcggcccaggatgaagctcagtttgccaaaaaccagctcgtcatccagcgagagcagacgaaacggagggatgctgccgccgtggttgcccaaggagaggctctccgtgctttcgtggagaaactctttctgagcaaccaattttcagcctttgtcggtgatctgctgaaactgatgaccgataaagccgagcagggtcccgaagtcatcctgccgctgtacggccgagagatagcagctcggcttcagagtctgccggtgcttgaggagcttgcttcgtcctcagtcctgctttctgcagaccaagttcgtagttgccgagctgaccgcgatgagaacatggaggctatctttgcctccatagggtcagtttcacccgctccaattttccatggagagggtgagaccgagcagcatgagcagcagaccggcgatgagcaggccgagcaggaggcgcagcagatcggctacggtggcgccgagcaggctggggagagcagggaggccgaggctgaagctgaagcagacaaggagaaggaagctgaacctcaccgagaaggcggagacgaagctggcggagtatgatttcgtctcccttctcttagtttagtttcttccttcttgtaaaacggccttgaagcccttgtgtagaaaaaattttttcttatgaatgaaaaaattcttctttctgctcttgtgtcttcgtatagcctttcgtactctcttttactcctgttgtggtttactacctgctcagtaatctgaaatgccgaactgacatagctgctttatattctgaactcttaaggagctggaggtacttcactggaagcggctgtactcttcggctttagacgaagctgagaaaagagccatagctgaccaggtgaagaatgacgaactcttggctcgttcagtgaagctggaggccgacaataaggacttagagtccgaaaagaaagatctggaggccgagctgaataccgccgtcgctgagaggactgcgtatgaggatttcatctgcaggcgcgggggaatgaccatctctgaagttcaggaacgagttgacgaactgtgggaggaatatcatgtactccggaggaacaatgcgctggagagctcggcttgccaacaagtcgtgaaatcattgcggcgctgggcttctcggtacgacatcattctttcccggcgtccctcaatcgagagattccttaggcatttcccgtcaacagatggtcacactccagctcaaacccctgattcacttgctcaaaaccttactccaagtcagcaacgaactcaggaacagccggaaacgtcaagacgagaacggactcaggagcaaccggaaacgtcaagacaaggacggactgaagttcgtagaggagctgtgattatgagtgagcaagatcaacaaatgcttcgtgaagagactcttcgccgccgaggtgctagagcttctcgggctcagggaagaggcggtaggtcgattagagcatctcgtcgacctgcttattcttcagctgccgagaacgcccgaactcggcttcacgaggattttgtgaatagatggctcaactttagcaaccagggacagtagaatagtcctttgtaatggcgtaacgccttctcgtagggcagcagaattgtatgccgaacaagttttaataaatgaaatcttcatttcgcttctatcactgcgtatttacagctcagcgaaaaaatttcatcgtgctcgtcctcggtcttatgaagtaaacttcttcgaccggactcgtcgtcggtcttatgaagtaagcttctttgaccggactcgtctttggtcttatgaagtaaacttctttgaccggacttagtcctcggtcttatgaaataaacttctttgaccggactcgtctttggtcttatgaagtaaacttctttgaccggactcgtctttggtcttatgaagtaaatttctttgaccggagtaagcttgtgtcctaatttggcgagttttatcgctcggatcggactttcccttgtcctaatttggcgagttttatcgcgtggatcggactttcccttgtcctaattcggcgagttttatcgcgtggatcggactttccctttgttgcagttcgtttcagacgaactgcttgtttcttaagccgaattgtggtcttgtatcctccttagaagcttggactcacaatcgttggcttattgttgcagttcgtttcagacgaactgcttgttttttaagctgaattgtggtcttgtatcctccttagaagcttggactcacaatcgttggcttatatatgttctaaaaaggggatcagcctttgaagaacaagatacctcagtaacatttgtaagagacgacacgcacatagacagacaaaacacacctagacaaGCAAGACGCACATAAACGAACgagacgcacatagacaaacaaaaagcacatagacaaagtaaaaaaaacaaagaaaacacatacctctaggaccgaactagacacaagacggactgaccggactgtctcttacaaatggaacttcttgaggttggaaatgtgccatgttcggggtacttgttctcctgacatgtgagtcaatttgtaagaccctttgccgaggacttctgacacccgatatggaccttcccatgtgggttcgagcttgcccagcttttctgctcggcttacttcgttgtttctcaagacaagatctcccacttgaaattgcagctttttcaccctttggttataataccgggctacttgctccttgtacttggctgtttttatgcaggccaattctcttctttcttcggccagatctagttcggctttcagtccgtcatcattcatttctgccgagaaattaagagttcggggactgggtatgccgttctcaaccggaatcacggcttcagtgccgtacaccatcgagttcggctccggtgtgacttcggtcatttcgcctgcctctgactccggctgttgtgattgctatgcttgatggtgccgatctgattgctcggcacttttaagcgcaatctgcaaacactcttgctcttttttgatcacctcggatgaccgctatccctcctttagtggggaaggagttcggcgaggaagcctctgatcgctatgatcgggcttctttttgtcttctctagatgagctgtctaaagaccgttttcgacggtctgcctcatcggcacgagaaaactggtccgcaatgtcccacatctcttgagctgtttgcggactgcattccacgagctttctgtagagagctccgggcaggattccattttggaatgccgaaatgacaagtagatcattgagatcatctacttgtaggcattcctggtggaatctcgtcataaagtcgctgatcttttcgtcgcgaccttgacgtatagaaagcagctgagccgaagtgattcgggcttccgctttctgaaagaacctcctgtggaaagcatccattagatctcggtaagatctaatgctgccttgggggaggctatcgaaccaccttcttgcgttcccgataagcagctcgggaaacagcttgcacatatggacctcattgagaccctggttcaccatgttatactgatagcgtcccaggaagtcatgaggattcactaacccgtcataagtcatcgacggagttcggtagttctgtggcaagggagttcgggtgatatcgtccgagaacggagtcttcaatgctccgtacatggcgaacccgacatctcttcggtatggaggagatggagttctcctgtgattccggtaccgaggaggaacaggaacatgtcggggttgaggattcttcttcctggaagacacggcactactgcggtagtgactttcatgtctggatgaggaaggagaatccaccgttttcgtcttcggttcttggctcttttgcaggaaggctaagaactcatcctgcttctcagccaagaacagcttgacagcctcattcaaatcaggctgctgggaagactcggtgtgtggaccttttgagcggcttgttccttcatcgtgaaaactggaagtagatgtctcccgaggctgttttccggacctgcgggctggactagcttcctcatggttttcacgaacggtattacgggtagtatgtgatctggtatgcatttttttggggtggaaaaagggtcaaaaattcgctttatcacaaatttggttctctgtttcccacagacggcgccagtgatggttgggcgaatttttgatggtgatgaatgcaggaaaatacagatcacgacacagagatttacgtggttcgatttactaaggtaaatctacgtccacgggaagaaaagagggcagaattgtattgcttgatctgttttctacagcttacaatacagacttgctatttgatattttatctctcgAGAGCCCTttcctatctgatctaagttctatttataccttgaactaagatcgtggcttgcatcaccactaactaggtcgtggcttacatcatctctaattaggtcgtggcttacatcatcactaattagatcgtggatgtcgtggaggtcatgagatcctgcatgggtccactactaaatagatcgtgtagtggaggtcgtggaggttctgcatgagtccactatctcccagttcggtcgaatactgagaccgaactgctgaactattgccgagcagcttttgccgatctgagagtagagcttgattggtcggcttttaccgagctgtaggctgggccgaactctttggtaatgccgaactgattggtcggcttttaccgagctgtaggctagggccgaactctttggtaatgccgaactgatactcttccttggtctttgggctgatgggccgtcactgctattgggcttgtttagtacgtaccccatcactcaTCTAACACAATCATGTTTCCCAATCACTCTTTAATTAGTCACTTTTTATTTCCCAgaaactcatccaaaatctcAATCAAATTTCACAAAAAATCATGAGTTTATACAAGAGAATCCCCATGCTTCTACTAAGGCTCATCGCCTTGGGAGCAAGTGTTTGTGCAATAGTGGTCATGGTCACGAGCCACGACTCAGCTCAAGTCTTCGGCATGAGTATTAGCGCCAAATACTCGAACATCCCGACGTTCAAGTAAGTCCCTGGTCAATCAACGTAGACGCTACACTGTTGTATTAGTATCTCATGGTTTATGATTTTGTGCAGATATTTTGTGTTGGTTAATGCAATTGCAAGTGGCTACACACTCATATTGCTGTTTATCCCTTCCAAGAATTCATGTGGTCACATGATCTTGGTCCTTGATCTGGTAAGAATGATATCTAGTGAAAAATAAGATGGGATATATGCTCATACGGTCCTGTTAGGATGATAACTATCTTAAATTGATAACTGACAACTATGTCAATAACCTACGTTATAGATGTCAATACAAACCCATtctcaacaaaatttaattgacATACATATATGTCAACTACATTTATTAACATACAAATGTTTGTGTTGACATCAATTAATAACTTAGGTTGTTGAAATTGTTATCAGTTATCAATTTAAGATAGTTATCAGCTTATCCCTATACTCATATTTGAAACAACACATTGAAAACAAAtcatattatttctcactcatatTTCTCGATTATGTCTGAATAAACCAACAGGTTGTTGCCTTGCTGCTCGATTCGAGCATATCAGCATGTGTCGCGATAGGGCTAGTGGGGAAGAAAGGAAACACTCATGCAGGCTGGCTACCTATCTGTGGACAAGTTCCTAAGTTCTGCGATCACGTCACTGGAGCCATCGCTGCCGGTTTTATAGCCGCCATAGCCTACTTCCTCGTCGTTCTCTACTCACTCCACAGCGTCATGAACCTCTTTGCCCCCCGGGCGTAGAGACGAGTCCATGATTGCGTTTTCAGCAGTCGCTAAGAACAGGGAGAGAAATATGTAGTACTAGTTTCTTTGTATTTTTCATAGAGAATTCtgttaaaatttcattttagctaaatattcattcaatttcataacTTTCACAATGGGGAATacatactagtagtactatattacaAGCCCTCTTTTATAAGTATTACAATATGTGAAACCACTTGGTTTTTGTAGTCTGTATGATGTATTGATGTGGAATGTATTTATCAAACATCCAACACAAATTGCTCTCACTGAAAGTGT is part of the Salvia splendens isolate huo1 chromosome 22, SspV2, whole genome shotgun sequence genome and encodes:
- the LOC121787106 gene encoding CASP-like protein 1C1 is translated as MSLYKRIPMLLLRLIALGASVCAIVVMVTSHDSAQVFGMSISAKYSNIPTFKYFVLVNAIASGYTLILLFIPSKNSCGHMILVLDLVVALLLDSSISACVAIGLVGKKGNTHAGWLPICGQVPKFCDHVTGAIAAGFIAAIAYFLVVLYSLHSVMNLFAPRA